One part of the Gossypium raimondii isolate GPD5lz chromosome 1, ASM2569854v1, whole genome shotgun sequence genome encodes these proteins:
- the LOC105786494 gene encoding laccase-17, which translates to MAETSHLSSMAMLFISFFVVLMGNAEGETRHYTFNIRYHNVTRLCHTRTILSVNRRYPGPPLVAREGDRVIVKVVNHVANNVSIHWHGIRQLTTGWSDGPSYVTQCPIQTNQSYIYNFTITGQRGTLLWHAHISWLRATIHGPIIILPKLNQSYPFQKPHKEVTIILGEWFNEDPEAIISQALRTGGGPNVSDAYTINGLPGLLYNCSSKDTYKLKVKPGKTYLLRLINAALNDELFFTIANHTLTVVEGDAIYTKPFDTDKLLITPGQTTNVLLKTKPEYPNATFLIAARPYSTGQGTFDNSTTMGVLEYEHPFKKPSKNPTLIQPNLPQINDTQFVSNFTMKFRSLANDEFPANVPKTVDKRFFFTVGLGTSPCPKNTTCQGPTNSTKFAASVNNVSFTLPSVAILQAYYFGQSNGVYTTDFPVEPMVRFNYTGIAPNNTNVMNGTRTVVLPFNTSVELVMQDTSILGAESHPLHLHGFNFFVVGQGFGNFDPVKDPAKFNLVDPMERNTAGVPAGGWIAIRFLADNPGVWFMHCHLDVHTSWGLKMAWLVLDGPEPNQKLQPPPSDLPQC; encoded by the exons ATGGCAGAAACTTCACATCTTTCTTCAATGGCGAtgctttttatttcattctttgtTGTATTGATGGGAAATGCAGAAGGGGAAACTAGGCACTATACATtcaat ATTCGATATCATAATGTTACGAGACTGTGTCATACGAGGACCATTCTGAGTGTGAACCGACGATACCCAGGGCCACCATTAGTGGCTCGAGAAGGTGATCGAGTCATTGTTAAAGTGGTTAACCATGTTGCAAACAATGTTAGCATTCATTG GCATGGAATTCGACAACTTACGACAGGATGGTCAGATGGACCTTCATACGTAACACAATGTCCAAttcaaacaaatcaatcatacatATACAATTTCACAATCACAGGACAAAGAGGAACCCTCTTATGGCATGCTCACATTTCATGGTTAAGAGCAACAATCCATGGACCTATTATCATCCTCCCAAAGCTTAATCAATCTTACCCATTTCAAAAGCCCCACAAAGAAGTCACCATCATACTAG GAGAGTGGTTCAATGAAGACCCGGAAGCCATAATTAGCCAAGCACTCAGAACAGGAGGTGGACCCAATGTTTCAGATGCTTATACTATCAATGGCCTTCCTGGGCTACTCTACAATTGTTCTTCTAAAG ATACATACAAGCTAAAAGTGAAGCCAGGGAAAACATATCTCTTACGACTAATCAACGCTGCACTCAACGACGAGCTCTTCTTCACCATAGCCAACCACACATTAACGGTAGTCGAAGGCGACGCGATATACACAAAACCGTTCGACACCGATAAACTCCTAATCACCCCGGGCCAAACCACAAACGTTCTATTAAAAACCAAACCTGAATACCCCAATGCCACATTCCTCATAGCCGCTAGACCATACTCCACCGGTCAAGGCACATTTGATAACTCCACCACTATGGGCGTCCTTGAATATGAACACCCATTTAAAAAACCATCCAAAAACCCCACTTTAATTCAACCAAATCTCCCACAAATTAACGACACacaatttgtttcaaatttcaCAATGAAATTTCGTAGCTTAGCCAATGACGAATTCCCTGCAAACGTACCTAAAACAGTGGACAAGAGGTTTTTTTTCACTGTTGGACTTGGGACAAGTCCTTGTCCTAAGAACACAACTTGTCAAGGTCCTACCAATTCAACTAAGTTTGCAGCTTCGGTTAACAACGTGTCGTTTACGTTACCATCGGTGGCAATTCTTCAAGCTTATTATTTTGGACAATCGAATGGTGTTTACACGACGGATTTTCCAGTGGAACCGATGGTTCGGTTTAATTATACAGGGATTGCACCGAATAATACGAATGTGATGAATGGGACTCGTACGGTGGTGTTGCCATTTAATACGAGTGTAGAGCTAGTGATGCAGGATACAAGCATTCTTGGTGCTGAGAGTCATCCATTGCATCTTCATggtttcaatttctttgttgTTGGACAAGGGTTTGGGAACTTTGATCCGGTTAAGGATCCGGCCAAGTTCAATCTTGTCGACCCGATGGAACGGAATACGGCCGGTGTGCCTGCCGGTGGTTGGATAGCCATTCGGTTCTTAGCAGACAACCCAG GGGTGTGGTTCATGCACTGTCACTTAGATGTTCATACAAGCTGGGGACTGAAAATGGCATGGCTAGTCTTGGACGGTCCGGAACCGAATCAGAAGCTGCAACCACCACCGTCCGATCTTCCACAGTGTTGA
- the LOC105786495 gene encoding ATP-dependent zinc metalloprotease FTSH 10, mitochondrial isoform X1, whose product MIFSRIGRSLSRSSRSNFRINVISRKLLRYESNVPSPVTNTCISRVNKGLGLVRGYFAPAGVGKQLSTNTRLSNLDSILANPRIRRFFCSEGPKKRNYENYFPKNKKDIPKANEQKSGSKEDSGAGEPGNSQNIQRLVQNIVTTLLLVGITYSSLSGPHEQQEISFQEFKNKLLEPGMVDKIVVSNKSVAKVYVRSSPRNASQTTDDPVEAPMNGAPARTKTSQYKYYFNIGSVESFEEKLEEAQEALGIDPHNHVPVTYVSEVNWFQELMRFGPTLLILGSLWFMGRKMQSGFGVGGPGGRGGRGLFNMGKAQITKMDKNAKDKVFFKDVAGCDEAKQEIMEFVHFLKNPKKYEELGAKIPRGALLVGPPGTGKTLLAKATAGESGVPFLSMSGSDFMEMFVGVGPSRVRSLFQEARQCAPSIVFIDEIDAIGRARGRGGFSGGNDERESTLNQLLVEMDGFGTTSGVVVLAGTNRPDILDRALLRPGRFDRQITIDKPDIKGRDQIFQIYLKKLKLDNEPSYYSQRLAALTPGFAGADIANVCNEAALIAARNESAVITMEHFEGAIDRVIGGLEKKNKVISKLERRTVAYHESGHAVAGWFLEHAEPLLKVTIVPRGTAALGFAQYVPNENLLMTKEQLFDVTCMTLGGRAAEQVLLGKISTGAQNDLEKVTKMTYAQVAVYGFSDKVGLLSFPQRDDAFEMTKPYSSKTGAIIDSEVREWVGKAYNRTVQLIEEHKEHVAQIAELLLEKEVLHQEDLVRVLGERPFKSSEPTNYDRFKKGFQEEDKSSKDTSTESKTVDDNGSTPLEPEVVPA is encoded by the exons ATGATTTTCTCCAGAATCGGCCGCTCTCTCTCCCGCTCTTCTCGCTCTAATTTCCGAATA AATGTTATATCGAGGAAACTGTTAAGATATGAATCGAATGTGCCAAGTCCTGTAACAAATACGTGCATTTCACGCGTTAATAAAGGGTTAGGGCTTGTAAGGGGTTATTTCGCACCGGCTGGAGTTGGGAAGCAGCTTAGTACCAATACACGGTTGTCGAATTTGGATTCCATTCTTGCAAACCCTAGGATCAGGCGGTTTTTTTGCAGTGAAGGGCCTAAGAAAAGAA ATTATGAAAATTACTTTCCCAAGAACAAGAAAGATATTCCTAAGGCTAATGAACAGAAATCTGGATCCAAAG AGGATTCAGGTGCTGGTGAGCCTGGGAATTCCCAGAACATTCAAAGGTTGGTGCAGAATATTGTTACCACTTTATTGTTGGTTGGTATTACGTATTCTTCGTTATCGGGTCCTCATGAACAGCAGGAG ATTAGTTTCCAAGAGTTCAAAAACAAACTCCTGGAACCTGGCATGGTGGACAAAATTGTTGTTTCAAATAAATCGGTTGCAAAAGTGTATGTGAGGAGTTCACCACGCAACGCAAGTCAGACCACTGATGATCCTGTAGAAGCTCCAATGAATGGAGCCCCTGCCAGAACAAAAACAAGTCAATATAAGTACTACTTTAACATAGGGAGTGTTGAATCTTTTGAGGAGAAGTTAGAGGAAGCCCAAGAAGCGTTGGGGATAGATCCTCATAATCATGTTCCTGTAACCTATGTAAGTGAGGTAAACTGGTTCCAAGAGTTGATGCGCTTTGGACCCACACTCTTGATCTTAGGGTCCTTATGGTTTATGgggagaaaaatgcaaagtggtTTTGGAGTTGGTGGTCCTGGGGGACGAGGTGGTCGTGGACTATTCAATATGGGAAAGGCTCAAATAACCAAAATGGACAAGAATGCAAAGGACAAG GTCTTCTTCAAAGATGTTGCTGGATGTGATGAGGCAAAGCAAGAAATTATGGAGTTTGTGCACTTCTTAAAGAACccaaagaaatatgaagaattaGGAGCTAAGATTCCCAGAGGTGCACTTCTTGTTGGTCCTCCTGGCACAGGGAAGACACTTCTTGCGAAGGCAACTGCTGGTGAATCTGGTGTGCCTTTCCTCTCTATGTCTGGATCCGATTTTATGGAAATGTTTGTTGGAGTTGGGCCGTCAAGAGTGAGAAGCTTATTTCAAGAGGCTAGGCAGTGTGCTCCTAGTATTGTATTCATTGATGAAATTGATGCAATAGGTAGAGCAAGGGGTCGTGGAGGCTTTTCTGGTGGCAATGATGAGCGGGAAAGTACACTTAATCAGTTGCTAGTAGAAATGGATGGATTTGGAACAACTTCTGGAGTTGTTGTGCTTGCTGGTACAAATAGGCCTGACATTTTAGATAGAGCTCTGCTAAGACCTGGTCGGTTTGATCGTCAAATTACAATAGACAAACCTGACATTAAGGGTCGTGACCAGATCTTCCAAATATACTTGAAGAAACTAAAACTTGATAATGAGCCATCGTATTACTCTCAGCGGCTTGCTGCTCTAACCCCAGGTTTTGCTGGAGCTGACATTGCGAATGTTTGCAATGAAGCAGCCTTGATTGCTGCAAGGAATGAAAGTGCAGTGATAACCATGGAACATTTTGAGGGAGCTATAGACAGAGTAATAGGTGGTTTAGAGAAGAAAAACAAG GTTATAAGCAAGTTGGAGAGGCGAACTGTTGCTTACCATGAATCAGGCCATGCTGTTGCTGGTTGGTTCTTGGAACATGCAGAACCATTGCTTAAAGTAACAATTGTTCCTCGTGGTACTGCAGCACTGGGATTTGCTCAGTATGTTCCCAATGAAAATCTTCTGATGACCAAAGAGCAGCTCTTTGATGTGACTTGTATGACACTAGGTGGTCGAGCTGCTGAGCAG GTTCTATTGGGGAAGATATCAACCGGAGCTCAGAATGACTTAGAGAAAGTAACCAAGATGACCTATGCCCAAGTAGCAGTCTATGGTTTCAGTGACAAGGTTGgtcttctttctttccctcaAAGGGACGATGCATTCGAGATGACCAAGCCTTATAGCAGCAAGACTGGTGCAATCATCGATTCCGAAGTTAGAGAGTGGGTAGGCAAGGCATACAACCGAACAGTGCAGCTGATAGAGGAGCACAAGGAACACGTAGCTCAGATTGCAGAATTGCTTCTAGAGAAAGAGGTCCTTCACCAAGAGGACTTGGTCCGAGTACTTGGTGAACGCCCATTTAAGTCGAGTGAACCCACTAATTATGACAGGTTTAAGAAAGGGTTCCAAGAAGAAGATAAATCATCCAAGGACACATCAACAGAGAGCAAGACTGTCGATGATAATGGTTCAACACCCTTGGAACCTGAGGTAGTACCAGCATAG
- the LOC105786495 gene encoding ATP-dependent zinc metalloprotease FTSH 10, mitochondrial isoform X2 → MIFSRIGRSLSRSSRSNFRINVISRKLLRYESNVPSPVTNTCISRVNKGLGLVRGYFAPAGVGKQLSTNTRLSNLDSILANPRIRRFFCSEGPKKRNYENYFPKNKKDIPKANEQKSGSKEDSGAGEPGNSQNIQRLVQNIVTTLLLVGITYSSLSGPHEQQEISFQEFKNKLLEPGMVDKIVVSNKSVAKVYVRSSPRNASQTTDDPVEAPMNGAPARTKTSQYKYYFNIGSVESFEEKLEEAQEALGIDPHNHVPVTYVSEVNWFQELMRFGPTLLILGSLWFMGRKMQSGFGVGGPGGRGGRGLFNMGKAQITKMDKNAKDKVFFKDVAGCDEAKQEIMEFVHFLKNPKKYEELGAKIPRGALLVGPPGTGKTLLAKATAGESGVPFLSMSGSDFMEMFVGVGPSRVRSLFQEARQCAPSIVFIDEIDAIGRARGRGGFSGGNDERESTLNQLLVEMDGFGTTSGVVVLAGTNRPDILDRALLRPGRFDRQITIDKPDIKGRDQIFQIYLKKLKLDNEPSYYSQRLAALTPGFAGADIANVCNEAALIAARNESAVITMEHFEGAIDRVIGGLEKKNKVISKLERRTVAYHESGHAVAGWFLEHAEPLLKVTIVPRGTAALGFAQYVPNENLLMTKEQLFDVTCMTLGGRAAEQVLLGKISTGAQNDLEKVTKMTYAQVAVYGFSDKAGLLSFPRTHYAFEMTMPYSSTTGAIIDSEVREWVGKAYDRTVQLIEEHKEHVAQITELLLEKDILHQEDLVRVLGERPFKSSEPTNYDRFN, encoded by the exons ATGATTTTCTCCAGAATCGGCCGCTCTCTCTCCCGCTCTTCTCGCTCTAATTTCCGAATA AATGTTATATCGAGGAAACTGTTAAGATATGAATCGAATGTGCCAAGTCCTGTAACAAATACGTGCATTTCACGCGTTAATAAAGGGTTAGGGCTTGTAAGGGGTTATTTCGCACCGGCTGGAGTTGGGAAGCAGCTTAGTACCAATACACGGTTGTCGAATTTGGATTCCATTCTTGCAAACCCTAGGATCAGGCGGTTTTTTTGCAGTGAAGGGCCTAAGAAAAGAA ATTATGAAAATTACTTTCCCAAGAACAAGAAAGATATTCCTAAGGCTAATGAACAGAAATCTGGATCCAAAG AGGATTCAGGTGCTGGTGAGCCTGGGAATTCCCAGAACATTCAAAGGTTGGTGCAGAATATTGTTACCACTTTATTGTTGGTTGGTATTACGTATTCTTCGTTATCGGGTCCTCATGAACAGCAGGAG ATTAGTTTCCAAGAGTTCAAAAACAAACTCCTGGAACCTGGCATGGTGGACAAAATTGTTGTTTCAAATAAATCGGTTGCAAAAGTGTATGTGAGGAGTTCACCACGCAACGCAAGTCAGACCACTGATGATCCTGTAGAAGCTCCAATGAATGGAGCCCCTGCCAGAACAAAAACAAGTCAATATAAGTACTACTTTAACATAGGGAGTGTTGAATCTTTTGAGGAGAAGTTAGAGGAAGCCCAAGAAGCGTTGGGGATAGATCCTCATAATCATGTTCCTGTAACCTATGTAAGTGAGGTAAACTGGTTCCAAGAGTTGATGCGCTTTGGACCCACACTCTTGATCTTAGGGTCCTTATGGTTTATGgggagaaaaatgcaaagtggtTTTGGAGTTGGTGGTCCTGGGGGACGAGGTGGTCGTGGACTATTCAATATGGGAAAGGCTCAAATAACCAAAATGGACAAGAATGCAAAGGACAAG GTCTTCTTCAAAGATGTTGCTGGATGTGATGAGGCAAAGCAAGAAATTATGGAGTTTGTGCACTTCTTAAAGAACccaaagaaatatgaagaattaGGAGCTAAGATTCCCAGAGGTGCACTTCTTGTTGGTCCTCCTGGCACAGGGAAGACACTTCTTGCGAAGGCAACTGCTGGTGAATCTGGTGTGCCTTTCCTCTCTATGTCTGGATCCGATTTTATGGAAATGTTTGTTGGAGTTGGGCCGTCAAGAGTGAGAAGCTTATTTCAAGAGGCTAGGCAGTGTGCTCCTAGTATTGTATTCATTGATGAAATTGATGCAATAGGTAGAGCAAGGGGTCGTGGAGGCTTTTCTGGTGGCAATGATGAGCGGGAAAGTACACTTAATCAGTTGCTAGTAGAAATGGATGGATTTGGAACAACTTCTGGAGTTGTTGTGCTTGCTGGTACAAATAGGCCTGACATTTTAGATAGAGCTCTGCTAAGACCTGGTCGGTTTGATCGTCAAATTACAATAGACAAACCTGACATTAAGGGTCGTGACCAGATCTTCCAAATATACTTGAAGAAACTAAAACTTGATAATGAGCCATCGTATTACTCTCAGCGGCTTGCTGCTCTAACCCCAGGTTTTGCTGGAGCTGACATTGCGAATGTTTGCAATGAAGCAGCCTTGATTGCTGCAAGGAATGAAAGTGCAGTGATAACCATGGAACATTTTGAGGGAGCTATAGACAGAGTAATAGGTGGTTTAGAGAAGAAAAACAAG GTTATAAGCAAGTTGGAGAGGCGAACTGTTGCTTACCATGAATCAGGCCATGCTGTTGCTGGTTGGTTCTTGGAACATGCAGAACCATTGCTTAAAGTAACAATTGTTCCTCGTGGTACTGCAGCACTGGGATTTGCTCAGTATGTTCCCAATGAAAATCTTCTGATGACCAAAGAGCAGCTCTTTGATGTGACTTGTATGACACTAGGTGGTCGAGCTGCTGAGCAG GTTCTATTGGGGAAGATATCAACCGGAGCTCAGAACGACTTAGAGAAAGTAACCAAGATGACTTATGCCCAAGTAGCAGTCTATGGTTTCAGTGACAAGGCTGgtcttctttctttccctcGAACTCACTATGCATTCGAGATGACCATGCCTTATAGCAGCACAACCGGTGCAATCATCGACTCCGAAGTTAGAGAGTGGGTAGGCAAGGCATACGACCGAACAGTGCAGCTGATAGAGGAGCACAAGGAACACGTAGCTCAGATTACAGAATTGCTTCTAGAGAAAGACATACTTCACCAAGAGGACTTGGTCCGAGTACTTGGTGAACGCCCGTTTAAGTCGAGTGAACCCACTAATTATGATAGGTTTAACTAG